In Felis catus isolate Fca126 chromosome A3, F.catus_Fca126_mat1.0, whole genome shotgun sequence, a single genomic region encodes these proteins:
- the LOC109498084 gene encoding translation initiation factor IF-2-like translates to MNDAHNLGVRAPAPEEKQTPSSPPSFAGVLRRPGLGKDGVWVSEAPNPGPAGSASIKLLREVCSRFQAGASPGQGRGPRHLLGAKALRPRPLPGPPPPPRVAHTAGARVTGWCPGGLASPPLTPASLGCSWPSPSGHSARTSSRARHHPAWNPSGRLPARPAFPERRRGIRAPRIPEPDADRRTRPSPAAHGPFGPGPRARPWPGGPVLRTRGGARPLTRGALTHRPRSSSPLASPPPAVLAARRSPPRPGAHSSGPGPGTRGSSARRAWRAPARRARSAGPRARAREPGGGGAKLATRLEAALDK, encoded by the coding sequence ATGAATGACGCTCACAACTTGGGAGTACGAGCTCCAGCACCAGAAGAAAAACAGACCCCCAGTAGCCCACCATCATTCGCTGGGGTTCTGCGGCGACCAGGGCTGGGCAAGGACGGGGTGTGGGTCTCTGAAGCCCCCAATCCGGGCCCCGCTGGCAGCGCCTCAATAAAGTTACTCAGGGAAGTTTGTTCGCGTTTCCAAGCAGGCGCCTCCCCGGGCCAGGGGCGCGGCCCCCGCCACCTGCTCGGCGCCAAAGCTCTCCGGCCGCGCCCCCTCCCTGGACCTCCGCCACCTCCGCGGGTCGCGCACACTGCGGGCGCCCGTGTGACCGGCTGGTGCCCGGGTGGGCTCGCTTCGCCCCCCCTAACCCCCGCGTCCCTCGGCTGCAGCTGGCCCAGCCCCTCGGGCCACAGCGCCAGGACCTCTTCTCGGGCCCGGCACCATCCCGCCTGGAACCCCTCGGGAAGGCTTCCCGCGCGGCCAGCGTTTCCAGAGCGAAGGCGGGGTATCCGGGCACCCCGCATCCCGGAGCCCGACGCCGACCGGCGGACCCGTCCCAGCCCAGCCGCGCACGGCCCCTTCGGCCCGGGGCCGAGAGCGCGCCCCTGGCCAGGCGGTCCGGTGCTGCGCACGCGCGGAGGCGCCCGCCCGCTCACCCGCGGCGCCCTCACTCACCGTCCGCGCTCTTCGTCACCTCTGGCGTCGCCGCCGCCTGCGGTGCTTGCTGCTCGCCGCTCGCCACCCCGGCCCGGTGCCCACTCCTCAGGCCCCGGCCCGGGCACTCGGGGATCCAGCGCCCGGCGGGCTTGGCGGGCACCCGCACGCAGGGCACGCTCCGCGGggccgcgcgcgcgcgcccgggagccgggagggggtggggccaaGCTGGCCACGCGCCTGGAGGCAGCCCTGGATAAATAA